Proteins co-encoded in one Aspergillus luchuensis IFO 4308 DNA, chromosome 6, nearly complete sequence genomic window:
- the cwc21 gene encoding U2-type spliceosomal complex subunit CWC21 (COG:A;~EggNog:ENOG410PQ6J;~InterPro:IPR013170;~PFAM:PF08312), which translates to MSSNVGLSTPRGSGTSGYVQRNFAFMKPRNAGYGAPYPPISDANSSSDHPLDKPFKQRQPDKQILEHDRRRAIEVKVMEERERLEEENERIEEERSKQKKGSKNKKDEEVKKEEGEEDEDDEGGEEKVLTEEEIDERCEALRKRLVREMEEEEKERERGGNGGGGGGGAGRRGRRAWDLSPKERRQFKSYQVHELAEAKIEESERLRRALGIKEEK; encoded by the coding sequence ATGTCCTCCAACGTCGGCCTCTCCACCCCCCGAGGCAGCGGCACCTCCGGCTACGTGCAACGCAACTTCGCATTCATGAAGCCGCGCAACGCTGGGTACGGCGCGCCCTACCCACCCATCAGTGACGCGAACTCCTCCTCCGATCACCCGTTAGACAAGCCCTTCAAGCAGCGACAACCCGACAAGCAGATCCTGGAACATGATCGGCGGCGCGCAATCGAAGTGAAGGttatggaggagagggagaggttggaggaggagaatgagaggattgaggaggagagatccaagcagaagaagggatctaagaataagaaggatgaggaggtgaagaaggaggagggtgaggaggatgaggatgatgagggtggtgaagagaaggtgttgacggaggaggagattgatgagAGGTGTGAggcgttgaggaagaggttggttagggagatggaggaggaggaaaaggagagggAACGTGGTGggaatggtggtggtggtggtggtggtgcagggAGACGCGGTCGTAGGGCGTGGGATTTGTCGCCGAAGGAGAGACGCCAGTTTAAGAGTTATCAGGTGCATGAGCTGGCGGAGGCGAAGATTGAGGAGAGTgagaggttgaggagggcgttgGGGATTAAGGAGGAGAAATag
- the ECM16 gene encoding ATP-dependent RNA helicase ECM16 (BUSCO:EOG092610VI;~COG:A;~EggNog:ENOG410PFRV;~InterPro:IPR011709,IPR027417,IPR001650,IPR014001, IPR007502,IPR011545,IPR002464;~PFAM:PF04408,PF00270,PF07717,PF00271;~go_function: GO:0003676 - nucleic acid binding [Evidence IEA];~go_function: GO:0004386 - helicase activity [Evidence IEA];~go_function: GO:0005524 - ATP binding [Evidence IEA]), protein MPKFVPRQRKQKHKQREATTAPIDTNVAELAPVSKDEKEAKRQKLKEELRAQHAQVSSKKQKRLDKYIENKLKKEENLELLKKLAQSKVDTSALQSSKELGKRKRQDEVPAVSRTADHDSRHDQDLDFSDDDSDDSLPQSKTTVNESKSEAPAQKPAENPATGIGLKRPLELGPDGFPVLKKRKKVAKKPEITITMPEVPWEGFGSDEDQDEDEESEEGEDEDSEGTSSDGSSDESGSEGESDEDEDEDDSEEDDEESEEDDDEEGEEEEKHKVGQPRQSAFKSWARQQINDAIGFKPTTVPVVEEQAFIPERKKPVRNTVAEEEPLPLELQVTTGDPNRKAFSVQVNRSEEIQNARLGLPVVGEEQKIMEAIYNNSSIVIWGATGSGKTTQLPQFLFEAGYGNPNSPNPGMIGVTQPRRVAAVSMAKRVGEELGEFSDQVSYQIRFESTASSKTAIKFMTDGILIREIAEDFSLSKYSVIVIDEAHERSVNTDILIGMVSRIVDLRKAMQEEDPSVKPLKLVVMSATLRISDFTQNPNLFRQGPPPLVQAQGRQYPVTIHFSRRTNRDYIEEAFRKVSRGHRKLPPGGMLVFMTGQNEIRQLSKRLKQAFKPTQRGEATQARVQISANDAPLEAEDFEIGGTDLSLAGNQEDDESDYEITGLDEPEEDEDEFDLGEEAMSSTTRVHVLPLYSQLPTKEQLRVFEPPPEGSRLIVLATNVAETSLTIPGIKYVFDCGRAKEKQYDLATGVQKFQIEWISKASANQRAGRAGRTGPGHCYRLYSSAIYENEFAEYTDPEILRTPIEGVVLQMKSMGLHNVINFPFPTPPSREGLAKAEKLLKNLGALTSEGQITQIGNRLSTYPLSPRFGKMLYVGHQHGCMPYVIALVSALAVGDLFVPENQIDPTPAKDDNERNGVYTNADRLEDTAREQRHKDYARVHRLFSKHDDTSDALKYLSAICAYGYASDGDAFCEKMFLRAKAFKEATQLRRQLTDIVRSNNPGLVQAYQARLPEPTEKQVKAIKQIITAGFIDNVALRADLAPVPPEMHRTPKRAIDVPYFTLMRSRDGPGLELDEKVVYVHPSSVIAQLSAKEMPQYIVYSHLQQSSPSIVSADQTPKIRMYPLATPSGLQLSALAHGTPLIEYGKPIGKTELIEGIPQRRSCWVIPSLVGEAGGARWPLPAKKVIQRKDAKEGWVIEKFVA, encoded by the exons GAGCACAGCACGCTCAGGTTTCttccaagaagcagaagcgcTTGGACAAGTATATC GAAAACAagctgaagaaagaagagaatcTCGAGCTGCTTAAAAAGCTCGCGCAATCCAAGGTTGATACCTCGGCCCTCCAGAGCTCCAAGGAATTAGGAAAGCGCAAGCGACAAGATGAAGTACCGGCCGTATCTAGAACCGCGGATCACGACTCGCGCCATGATCAGGACCTAGACTTTTCGGATGACGATTCGGACGATTCGTTGCCCCAATCGAAGACCACTGTTAACGAATCTAAATCCGAAGCCCCCGCGCAAAAGCCCGCAGAGAACCCAGCGACCGGTATCGGGTTGAAGCGCCCTCTGGAACTCGGTCCGGATGGGTTTCCGGTTCTCAAGAAGCGAAAGAAGGTTGCGAAGAAACCAGAGATAACCATCACGATGCCGGAAGTGCCGTGGGAAGGATTTGGCTCAGATGAGGAtcaagacgaagacgaagagtcCGAAGAgggcgaagatgaagattcAGAGGGAACATCGTCCGATGGCTCAAGTGACGAAAGCGGCAGTGAGGGTGAGAgcgatgaggacgaagatgaggatgatagcgaggaagacgatgaagagagtgaggaagatgacgacgaagaaggcgaagaggaagagaagcataAAGTGGGCCAACCTCGACAATCCGCCTTCAAATCTTGGGCCAGACAGCAGATCAATGATGCCATCGGTTTCAAGCCTACCACTGTTCCAGTCGTCGAGGAGCAGGCGTTCATTCCAGAACGCAAGAAGCCAGTCAGGAACACTGTTGCCGAGGAGGaacccttgcccttggaaCTTCAGGTCACCACGGGGGACCCCAACCGGAAAGCCTTTAGTGTCCAGGTCAACCGGTCAGAGGAAATACAAAATGCACGCTTGGGACTGCCGGTTGTTGGCGAGGAACAGAAGATCATGGAAGCAATCTACAATAACTCCTCGATCGTGATATGGGGTGCTACTGGTTCCGGAAAGACAACCCAGCTTCCCCAGTTCCTCTTCGAAGCGGGCTATGGCAACCCCAACAGCCCCAATCCAGGCATGATCGGAGTAACTCAACCACGCCGAGTCGCAGCAGTCAGTATGGCGAAGCGTGTAGGCGAAGAGCTGGGCGAATTCTCCGACCAAGTCTCCTACCAGATTCGCTTTGAAAGTACGGCATCCAGCAAGACCGCAATCAAGTTCATGACCGACGGTATCCTCATCCGCGAAATTGCCGAAGACTTTTCCCTTAGCAAGTATTCGGTCATTGTGATTGATGAAGCCCACGAACGGAGCGTCAACACCGATATTCTCATTGGAATGGTCAGCCGCATTGTCGACTTGCGGAAGGCTATGCAGGAAGAAGACCCGTCCGTCAAGCCTCTGAAGCTCGTTGTCATGTCTGCCACCCTGCGCATCTCCGATTTTACACAAAACCCGAACCTCTTCCGTCAAGGACCGCCACCTTTGGTTCAAGCACAAGGTCGCCAGTATCCTGTCACCATTCACTTCTCCCGACGTACCAACCGCGATTATATCGAAGAGGCATTCCGCAAGGTGTCGAGAGGTCACCGCAAGCTGCCTCCGGGCGGGATGCTAGTGTTCATGACCGGACAGAACGAAATCCGTCAGCTGTCCAAGCGTTTAAAGCAGGCCTTCAAACCCACCCAGCGCGGCGAAGCCACTCAAGCCAGGGTCCAGATCTCTGCCAACGATGCACCACTGGAGGCGGAAGATTTCGAGATCGGCGGTACCGATCTGTCACTTGCTGGCAaccaggaagatgacgagagTGATTACGAAATCACTGGACTGGATGAacccgaggaagatgaggacgagTTTGATCTGGGTGAAGAGGCCATGAGCTCGACGACGCGGGTCCACGTGCTCCCATTGTACTCTCAGCTTCCTACCAAGGAGCAACTTAGGGTTTTTGAACCCCCGCCGGAAGGCTCCCGACTTATTGTCTTAGCCACCAACGTGGCTGAGACAAGTCTTACAATCCCCGGTATAAAGTACGTGTTTGACTGTGGTAGAGCAAAGGAGAAGCAGTACGATCTCGCAACAGGTGTCCAGAAGTTCCAGATTGAATGGATCAGCAAAGCCAGTGCCAACCAGCGAGCTGGACGTGCTGGTAGAACTGGACCTGGTCATTGCTACCGTCTGTACTCTTCGGCAATCTACGAGAACGAGTTCGCCGAATACACTGACCCCGAGATTCTGCGGACGCCGATCGAGGGTGTCGTACTTCAGATGAAGAGCATGGGACTCCACAATGTCATCAACTTCCCATTCCCTACACCCCCCAGCCGCGAGGGTCTAGCCAAGGCCGAAAAACTCCTCAAGAACCTGGGCGCACTCACATCTGAAGGCCAGATCACGCAAATAGGTAACCGCCTATCTACATACCCTCTGTCTCCCCGATTCGGCAAGATGCTGTACGTTGGCCACCAACACGGCTGTATGCCGTACGTCATCGCACTTGTTTCCGCCCTCGCAGTCGGCGATCTGTTTGTTCCGGAGAACCAGATCGATCCTACACCAGCGAAGGACGATAACGAGCGCAACGGTGTATACACGAACGCAGACCGTCTCGAAGACACTGCCCGGGAACAGCGCCACAAGGACTACGCTCGGGTCCACCGTCTCTTCAGCAAGCACGACGACACATCTGACGCACTGAAGTACCTGTCGGCGATTTGCGCCTACGGATACGCCTCCGACGGCGACGCGTTCTGTGAGAAGATGTTCCTGCGCGCAAAGGCCTTCAAAGAAGCCACGCAGCTCCGCCGGCAGCTGACGGACATCGTGCGCAGCAACAACCCGGGTCTGGTTCAAGCCTATCAGGCACGCTTGCCCGAACCGACCGAGAAGCAGGTCAAGGCCATCAAGCAGATCATCACGGCCGGGTTCATCGACAATGTTGCTCTCCGTGCTGACCTTGCTCCCGTCCCGCCTGAGATGCACCGTACTCCCAAGCGAGCCATCGACGTTCCCTACTTCACGCTGATGAGATCTCGTGACGGACCCGGCTTGGAGCTGGACGAAAAGGTTGTCTATGTGCACCCGTCGTCTGTCATTGCGCAGCTCTCCGCTAAGGAGATGCCTCAGTACATTGTCTACTCGCATCTCCAGCAATCGTCGCCCTCCATTGTATCTGCAGATCAGACTCCTAAGATCCGGATGTATCCCCTCGCTACACCCAGCGGGCTACAGCTGTCCGCGCTGGCACATGGAACGCCACTGATCGAGTACGGCAAGCCCATTGGCAAGACGGAGTTGATCGAGGGTATTCCTCAACGGCGATCATGCTGGGTGATCCCGTCGCTGGTAGGTGAGGCCGGCGGAGCGCGGTGGCCGCTACCAGCCAAGAAGGTCATCCAGAGGAAGGATGCGAAGGAAGGATGGGTGATAGAAAAATTCGTCGCataa